From a single Cytophagales bacterium WSM2-2 genomic region:
- a CDS encoding acyl-CoA thioesterase: MNERIEQSITRIFKTVFPNTTNHYDTMFGGTVMHLMDEVAFITATRYSRMRMVTVSSDKIDFKKPIPHGTIIELVGEVVNVGNTSLKVKVDIYIEQMYADGRELAVSGNFTFVAIDESKKPVKIQK; encoded by the coding sequence ATGAATGAAAGAATTGAGCAATCGATCACAAGAATTTTTAAGACCGTTTTTCCAAATACCACCAATCATTACGACACAATGTTTGGCGGAACAGTGATGCACCTGATGGACGAAGTGGCTTTCATCACCGCTACAAGGTATAGCAGGATGCGAATGGTCACCGTATCATCTGATAAGATCGATTTCAAGAAACCAATTCCTCACGGAACGATCATCGAGCTGGTAGGCGAAGTGGTTAACGTAGGTAATACCAGCCTGAAGGTGAAGGTAGACATCTATATAGAACAAATGTATGCCGATGGCCGTGAGCTGGCAGTATCCGGCAATTTCACTTTTGTAGCTATTGATGAAAGTAAAAAGCCTGTAAAGATTCAAAAGTAA